The following proteins are co-located in the Vicia villosa cultivar HV-30 ecotype Madison, WI unplaced genomic scaffold, Vvil1.0 ctg.001053F_1_1_1, whole genome shotgun sequence genome:
- the LOC131632940 gene encoding subtilisin-like protease SBT5.3 codes for MSSSICHMLISLLLFVFLQHTLAIKQSYIVYLGSHSFGSNPSLLDSESITNSHYDLLGSYLGSTEKAKEVIFYSYNKYINGFAAILEEDEAAEIAKNPNVVSMFLNKRYELHTTRSWNFLGLERDGGFPNDSAWKKSLGEDIIIGNLDSGVWPESKSFSDEGYGPIPKKWKGICQVAEGNPDKFYCNRKLIGAKYFYKGYQATPGAKNVTFNSARDLDGHGTHTLSTAGGNFVAGANVLGFGNGTASGGSPKARVAAYKVCWEGCSEADILAGFEAAIADGVDVLSVSLGGNDPLEFFSSGLSIGSFHAIANNITVVASAGNSGPDTAPVVNVDPWILTVAASTIDRDFASYVILGNKKIYKGASLSELNLPPNKLYPLISGSDAMFDEKKYLLDDAMRCVEGSLDPKKVKGKILVCLRGETGRVDKGVQALRVGAIGMIIDNFDQGYEVIADPHVLPATHVSFKYGNFINNYIKETKSPVAFITKVKTQLGIKNTPMMASFSPRGPNIIDPSILKPDITAPGVNIIAAYSLATSPTNQPSDKRRIPFAPLSGTSVSCPHVAGLVGLIKSVHPDWSPAAIKSAIMTTATTKTNNGVDILDSSLEKATPFDYGAGHIQPNLAVDPGLVYDLNVTDYLNYLCGRGYTSDKLKVFYDKPYTCPKSFSLGDFNYPSITIKSGQSLSVTRTLTNVGSPSEYTVEVQEPPQFLATVEPKILRFTHKGEKREFKVTFTKKLNDVFFTYHAFGKLIWTDGKHRVGSPITISFQD; via the exons ATGTCATCATCCATTTGTCACATGTTAATATcacttcttctttttgtttttctgcaACATACCCTTGCAATTAAACAG TCCTATATTGTGTATTTAGGATCACATTCTTTTGGTTCAAATCCTTCGTTACTTGATTCTGAATCTATCACAAACTCTCACTATGATTTACTTGGATCTTACCTTGGAAG TACTGAGAAGGCCAAAGAAGTAATATTTTACTCTtacaataaatatattaatggttTTGCTGCAATacttgaagaagatgaagcagCAGAGATTGCAA AAAATCCAAATGTTGTGTCaatgtttttaaataaaagatatgaATTACACACGACCCGATCGTGGAATTTCCTTGGGTTAGAGAGGGACGGTGGATTTCCTAACGATTCAGCCTGGAAAAAATCATTGGGTGAAGACATCATTATTGGAAATTTGGACTCtg GTGTTTGGCCAGAATCCAAAAGTTTTAGTGATGAAGGATATGGACCAATTCCAAAAAAGTGGAAAGGAATTTGTCAAGTTGCGGAAGGAAACCCAGATAAATTTTATTGCAACAG GAAACTCATTGgagcaaaatatttttataaaggaTATCAGGCAACTCCCGGAGCGAAAAATGTAACCTTTAATAGTGCACGTGACCTCGATGGTCATGGCACACATACTTTATCCACTGCCGGAGGTAATTTTGTTGCGGGAGCTAATGTATTGGGCTTTGGAAATGGAACAGCAAGTGGTGGATCACCAAAAGCTAGAGTTGCAGCCTATAAGGTCTGTTGGGAAGGATGTAGTGAAGCAGATATTTTGGCTGGTTTTGAAGCTGCCATAGCTGATGGCGTTGATGTTCTTTCTGTGTCCTTGGGTGGAAATGATCCGCTAGAGTTTTTTTCAAGTGGTCTTTCCATAGGTTCCTTCCATGCAATTGCCAACAACATCACTGTTGTGGCTTCTGCAGGAAATTCAGGACCTGATACCGCGCCTGTAGTAAATGTCGATCCATGGATTCTTACAGTTGCTGCTAGCACAATTGATAGAGACTTTGCAAGTTATGTCATTCTTGGTAACAAAAAAATATACAAG GGAGCTAGTCTTTCAGAGTTGAACTTACCACCTAACAAATTATATCCATTGATAAGTGGTTCAGATGCCATGTTTGATGAGAAGAAATATTTGCTTGATGATGC CATGCGTTGCGTAGAAGGATCTCTTGATCCCAAAAAAGTTAAAGGAAAAATACTGGTATGTCTTAGAGGGGAGACTGGTAGAGTTGACAAGGGTGTGCAAGCTTTACGTGTAGGTGCTATTGGAATGATAATAGATAACTTTGATCAGGGGTACGAAGTTATAGCAGATCCTCATGTGCTTCCCGCTACGCATGTTTCCTTTAAATATGGGAATTTCATTAATAATTACATCAAAGAAACAAA GTCTCCTGTGGCTTTCATTACTAAAGTTAAAACACAATTGGGTATAAAGAACACTCCAATGATGGCTTCATTTTCCCCAAGAGGCCCAAATATCATTGATCCCTCAATCCTTAAG CCTGATATCACTGCACCAGGCGTCAATATAATTGCAGCTTATTCTCTAGCTACATCTCCGACAAATCAACCGTCTGATAAGCGTAGAATTCCCTTTGCTCCTCTGTCAGGCACTTCGGTATCATGTCCTCATGTTGCTGGACTAGTTGGACTAATTAAATCTGTTCATCCTGATTGGAGTCCAGCTGCTATCAAGTCAGCAATTATGACCACAG CAACAACAAAAACTAACAACGGAGTGGATATATTGGATTCATCACTAGAGAAGGCAACTCCTTTCGATTATGGTGCAGGGCACATTCAACCTAATCTTGCGGTGGATCCTGGCCTTGTTTATGACCTTAATGTTACTGATTATTTGAACTACTTATGTGGTCGTGGATACACGAGTGATAAACTTAAAGTGTTCTACGACAAACCTTATACTTGTCCAAAATCTTTTAGTTTGGGAGATTTCAATTATCCATCAATCACAATTAAATCTGGACAGTCTTTGAGTGTTACTCGTACGCTTACCAATGTTGGATCCCCAAGTGAGTATACAGTGGAGGTCCAAGAACCCCCACAATTTCTAGCCACAGTTGAACCTAAGATATTAAGATTTACACATAAGGGTGAAAAAAGAGAGTTCAAGGTAACATTCACTAAGAAGTTAAATGATGTATTTTTCACTTATCATGCCTTTGGGAAGTTGATTTGGACCGATGGAAAGCATCGTGTTGGGTCTCCTATTACAATATCGTTCCAAGATTAG